GCTACGACCCGCGCTACGGCAAGCCCCGGCGCAAGAAGGGCTTCTTCGGCGAGATGATGGAGATGTTCGACTAGACCGGACAGCCCGGCCGACGTGAGCCAAGGAGAAGGCGATGCCCAGCTTCGACGTACGCATGGTGGTACTCAGCACCGACGACCTCGATGAGTCGATTCGCTTCTATACCGAGACTCTGGGGATGCCGCTGAAGTTTCGCGACGGCGCGCACTACGCGGCGCTCGACGGCGGGTCGGTGACCCTCGCCCTGGCCACTTCCGTGGACCACCCCGCTCACGGCCGCGTGGTTCCGGGCATCAAGACCGATGACGTCGACGCGGCGGCGAAGGCGATCGAGGAGAACGGCGGCGCGATCATCAAGGCG
The Cumulibacter manganitolerans genome window above contains:
- a CDS encoding VOC family protein, translating into MPSFDVRMVVLSTDDLDESIRFYTETLGMPLKFRDGAHYAALDGGSVTLALATSVDHPAHGRVVPGIKTDDVDAAAKAIEENGGAIIKAPYDDAHERRAVVYDNQGNGLVFYSPLQR